A genomic window from Elaeis guineensis isolate ETL-2024a chromosome 3, EG11, whole genome shotgun sequence includes:
- the LOC105041119 gene encoding heat stress transcription factor A-1 isoform X2, whose product MEVEKGGGGGGGGGASSLVPVVPPFLSKCYEMVDDPQTNGTVSWSETNNSFVIWDPATFCRDLLPKYFKHSNLSSFVRQLNTYGFRKVDPDRHEFANEGFLRGQKDLLKTITRKKPSHNAVQQHQSQGRNTSVKACVEVGKFGPKEEIEMLKRDKNVLMQELVKLRQHQQDTDHEVRIVRQRIQGMEQHQQQMMSFLAMAVKSPGVVAQLMQQSGNNRLTEANKKRRLPALEQGVVGSSQTSSDGQIIRYQPFMPETLRSSMSPMPNSVVSTNFQPMSNGVNDLCTNVDVMSLGANSSLPPGGDLPLTEYIEQLLASPISENNGQIEPQSLEVPDFMLDFVLPEQEIQMEISQNMVLPSEQVEGNHQASEKDSGHDNMS is encoded by the exons ATGGAGGTCGAGaagggcggcggcggcggcggcggcggcggagcgAGCTCGCTGGTCCCAGTCGTGCCACCGTTCTTGAGCAAGTGCTACGAGATGGTGGACGATCCACAGACAAACGGGACGGTGTCCTGGAGTGAGACCAACAACAgcttcgttatctgggatcccGCAACCTTCTGCCGGGATCTCCTGCCCAAGTACTTCAAACATAGTAACCTCTCTAGCTTCGTCCGCCAGCTTAACACCTAT GGTTTTCGAAAGGTCGATCCTGATAGACATGAGTTTGCAAATGAGGGATTCCTGAGGGGCCAAAAGGATTTGCTGAAGACCATTACGAGGAAGAAACCTTCCCATAATGCTGTTCAGCAGCATCAGTCTCAAGGGAGAAATACATCAGTAAAGGCATGCGTTGAGGTCGGAAAATTTGGGCCAAAGGAAGAAATTGAAATGCTCAAGAGGGATAAGAATGTCCTTATGCAGGAGCTGGTAAAACTCAGGCAGCATCAGCAAGACACTGACCATGAAGTTCGTATTGTGAGACAACGTATACAAGGTATGGAGCAGCATCAGCAGCAGATGATGTCATTTTTGGCCATGGCAGTTAAGAGTCCTGGAGTTGTGGCCCAACTAATGCAGCAGAGCGGGAATAATAGGTTGACCGAGGCAAATAAGAAAAGAAGGCTTCCTGCATTGGAACAAGGTGTTGTAGGAAGTTCCCAGACTTCATCTGATGGGCAGATTATCAGATACCAGCCTTTTATGCCTGAGACCTTGAGGTCATCTATGTCACCAATGCCGAATTCTGTTGTATCAACTAATTTTCAGCCTATGTCTAATGGGGTCAATGATTTGTGCACAAATGTGGATGTCATGTCACTTGGGGCTAACTCCTCTTTGCCACCAGGAGGGGATCTTCCTCTGACAGAATATATAGAACAACTTTTGGCCAGCCCGATATCAGAAAATAATGGGCAGATTGAGCCTCAATCCCTGGAGGTTCCAGATTTTATGTTGGATTTTGTTTTACCAGAGCAGGAAATTCAGATGGAAATATCTCAAAACATGGTTCTTCCAAGTGAACAGGTGGAAGGGAATCATCAAGCATCTGAAAAAGATAGCGGGCACGATAA CATGTCTTAA
- the LOC105041119 gene encoding heat stress transcription factor A-1 isoform X3: MEVEKGGGGGGGGGASSLVPVVPPFLSKCYEMVDDPQTNGTVSWSETNNSFVIWDPATFCRDLLPKYFKHSNLSSFVRQLNTYGFRKVDPDRHEFANEGFLRGQKDLLKTITRKKPSHNAVQQHQSQGRNTSVKACVEVGKFGPKEEIEMLKRDKNVLMQELVKLRQHQQDTDHEVRIVRQRIQGMEQHQQQMMSFLAMAVKSPGVVAQLMQQSGNNRLTEANKKRRLPALEQGVVGSSQTSSDGQIIRYQPFMPETLRSSMSPMPNSVVSTNFQPMSNGVNDLCTNVDVMSLGANSSLPPGGDLPLTEYIEQLLASPISENNGQIEPQSLEVPDFMLDFVLPEQEIQMEISQNMVLPSEQVEGNHQASEKDSGHDMS, from the exons ATGGAGGTCGAGaagggcggcggcggcggcggcggcggcggagcgAGCTCGCTGGTCCCAGTCGTGCCACCGTTCTTGAGCAAGTGCTACGAGATGGTGGACGATCCACAGACAAACGGGACGGTGTCCTGGAGTGAGACCAACAACAgcttcgttatctgggatcccGCAACCTTCTGCCGGGATCTCCTGCCCAAGTACTTCAAACATAGTAACCTCTCTAGCTTCGTCCGCCAGCTTAACACCTAT GGTTTTCGAAAGGTCGATCCTGATAGACATGAGTTTGCAAATGAGGGATTCCTGAGGGGCCAAAAGGATTTGCTGAAGACCATTACGAGGAAGAAACCTTCCCATAATGCTGTTCAGCAGCATCAGTCTCAAGGGAGAAATACATCAGTAAAGGCATGCGTTGAGGTCGGAAAATTTGGGCCAAAGGAAGAAATTGAAATGCTCAAGAGGGATAAGAATGTCCTTATGCAGGAGCTGGTAAAACTCAGGCAGCATCAGCAAGACACTGACCATGAAGTTCGTATTGTGAGACAACGTATACAAGGTATGGAGCAGCATCAGCAGCAGATGATGTCATTTTTGGCCATGGCAGTTAAGAGTCCTGGAGTTGTGGCCCAACTAATGCAGCAGAGCGGGAATAATAGGTTGACCGAGGCAAATAAGAAAAGAAGGCTTCCTGCATTGGAACAAGGTGTTGTAGGAAGTTCCCAGACTTCATCTGATGGGCAGATTATCAGATACCAGCCTTTTATGCCTGAGACCTTGAGGTCATCTATGTCACCAATGCCGAATTCTGTTGTATCAACTAATTTTCAGCCTATGTCTAATGGGGTCAATGATTTGTGCACAAATGTGGATGTCATGTCACTTGGGGCTAACTCCTCTTTGCCACCAGGAGGGGATCTTCCTCTGACAGAATATATAGAACAACTTTTGGCCAGCCCGATATCAGAAAATAATGGGCAGATTGAGCCTCAATCCCTGGAGGTTCCAGATTTTATGTTGGATTTTGTTTTACCAGAGCAGGAAATTCAGATGGAAATATCTCAAAACATGGTTCTTCCAAGTGAACAGGTGGAAGGGAATCATCAAGCATCTGAAAAAGATAGCGGGCACGA CATGTCTTAA
- the LOC105041119 gene encoding heat stress transcription factor A-1 isoform X1, which translates to MEVEKGGGGGGGGGASSLVPVVPPFLSKCYEMVDDPQTNGTVSWSETNNSFVIWDPATFCRDLLPKYFKHSNLSSFVRQLNTYGFRKVDPDRHEFANEGFLRGQKDLLKTITRKKPSHNAVQQHQSQGRNTSVKACVEVGKFGPKEEIEMLKRDKNVLMQELVKLRQHQQDTDHEVRIVRQRIQGMEQHQQQMMSFLAMAVKSPGVVAQLMQQSGNNRLTEANKKRRLPALEQGVVGSSQTSSDGQIIRYQPFMPETLRSSMSPMPNSVVSTNFQPMSNGVNDLCTNVDVMSLGANSSLPPGGDLPLTEYIEQLLASPISENNGQIEPQSLEVPDFMLDFVLPEQEIQMEISQNMVLPSEQVEGNHQASEKDSGHDKLSSL; encoded by the exons ATGGAGGTCGAGaagggcggcggcggcggcggcggcggcggagcgAGCTCGCTGGTCCCAGTCGTGCCACCGTTCTTGAGCAAGTGCTACGAGATGGTGGACGATCCACAGACAAACGGGACGGTGTCCTGGAGTGAGACCAACAACAgcttcgttatctgggatcccGCAACCTTCTGCCGGGATCTCCTGCCCAAGTACTTCAAACATAGTAACCTCTCTAGCTTCGTCCGCCAGCTTAACACCTAT GGTTTTCGAAAGGTCGATCCTGATAGACATGAGTTTGCAAATGAGGGATTCCTGAGGGGCCAAAAGGATTTGCTGAAGACCATTACGAGGAAGAAACCTTCCCATAATGCTGTTCAGCAGCATCAGTCTCAAGGGAGAAATACATCAGTAAAGGCATGCGTTGAGGTCGGAAAATTTGGGCCAAAGGAAGAAATTGAAATGCTCAAGAGGGATAAGAATGTCCTTATGCAGGAGCTGGTAAAACTCAGGCAGCATCAGCAAGACACTGACCATGAAGTTCGTATTGTGAGACAACGTATACAAGGTATGGAGCAGCATCAGCAGCAGATGATGTCATTTTTGGCCATGGCAGTTAAGAGTCCTGGAGTTGTGGCCCAACTAATGCAGCAGAGCGGGAATAATAGGTTGACCGAGGCAAATAAGAAAAGAAGGCTTCCTGCATTGGAACAAGGTGTTGTAGGAAGTTCCCAGACTTCATCTGATGGGCAGATTATCAGATACCAGCCTTTTATGCCTGAGACCTTGAGGTCATCTATGTCACCAATGCCGAATTCTGTTGTATCAACTAATTTTCAGCCTATGTCTAATGGGGTCAATGATTTGTGCACAAATGTGGATGTCATGTCACTTGGGGCTAACTCCTCTTTGCCACCAGGAGGGGATCTTCCTCTGACAGAATATATAGAACAACTTTTGGCCAGCCCGATATCAGAAAATAATGGGCAGATTGAGCCTCAATCCCTGGAGGTTCCAGATTTTATGTTGGATTTTGTTTTACCAGAGCAGGAAATTCAGATGGAAATATCTCAAAACATGGTTCTTCCAAGTGAACAGGTGGAAGGGAATCATCAAGCATCTGAAAAAGATAGCGGGCACGATAAGTTGAGTAGCCTCTAG
- the LOC105041118 gene encoding translocase of chloroplast 34, chloroplastic has translation MASQLAREWLGIQQFPAATQSKLHELLGKLKQENVSTLTILVMGKGGVGKSSTVNSILGERVAAVSAFQSEGLRPMMCSRTRAGFTLNIIDTPGLVEGGYVNEQALEIIKRFLLNKTIDVLLYVDRLDAYRVDSLDKQVIKAITDTFGKRIWWRALVVLTHAQLSPPDGLNYNDFFAKRSEALLKYIRLGANIKKQALQESVTPVVLVENSGRCKTNENGEKILPDGTPWIPNLVEVLTVVIANGSKPITVDQKLIDGPNPNARGKLFIPLLLAFQYFFVVKPIQKAIKQDMAKESKPLWELRDVGLANRNF, from the exons ATGGCATCCCAATTAGCTCGTGAGTGGCTTGGAATCCAGCAGTTCCCGGCTGCCACCCAGAGCAAATTGCACGAATTGCTGGGAAAGCTGAAGCAAGAG AATGTGAGCACGTTGACAATTCTGGTTATGGGTAAGGGTGGTGTTGGGAAGTCGTCCACGGTGAACTCCATATTGGGCGAGAGAGTGGCTGCTGTCAGTGCTTTCCAG TCAGAAGGATTGCGACCAATGATGTGTTCACGCACGCGAGCGGGATTCACTTTGAATATCATTGACACTCCTGGGCTCGTGGAAGGTGGATATGTCAACGAACAGGCTCTTGAAATCATAAAACG GTTTCTCTTGAACAAGACTATCGATGTTCTTCTGTATGTGGACCGGTTAGATGCGTATAGGGTGGATAGCTTGGATAAACAGGTTATTAAAGCCATAACAGATACATTTGGTAAAAGAATATGGTGGAGGGCTCTGGTTGTATTAACTCATGCTCAGCTGTCACCACCAGATGGACTGAATTATAATGATTTCTTTGCTAAACGATCAGAAGCACTTCTAAAATATATTCGTTTGGGTGCAAATATTAAGAAACAGGCATTACAG GAATCTGTCACTCCTGTGGTCTTGGTTGAGAACAGTGGGAGATGCAAAACTAACGAGAATGGGGAGAAG ATTCTTCCTGATGGTACTCCATGGATTCCAAACTTGGTTGAAGTACTAACAGTTGTTATCGCAAATGGGAGCAAACCTATTACAGTTGACCAGAAGTTGATTGATGGCCCCAACCCAAATGCAAGGGGAAAGTTGTTCATACCTCTTCTCCTGGCTTTCCAG TACTTTTTCGTGGTGAAACCGATCCAGAAAGCCATAAAGCAGGACATGGCAAAAGAAAGCAAGCCTCTTTGGGAGCTACGAGACGTGGGCTTGGCAAACCGAAATTTCTAG